The proteins below are encoded in one region of Oncorhynchus tshawytscha isolate Ot180627B linkage group LG04, Otsh_v2.0, whole genome shotgun sequence:
- the LOC112248449 gene encoding neuropeptide Y receptor type 1-like, with the protein MEMSHMNNSSHHAWWKEMPWGDTDECPTSMSGTTFLIVAYSALIGVGLIGNICLVFVITRQKEMRNVTNIFIANLSISDILMCIVCLPVTIIYTLMDRWILGEALCKVTPFVQCISVTVSVFSLVLIAMERHQLIIHPTGWKPVVGHSYLAVAITWMVACFISLPFLSFNVLTNSPFQNISLPFNPFTDHFICMERWPSEHKRLAYTTSLLLFQYCLPLILILVCYLRIFLRLRRRKYMVERTRDNRQKKAKGSKRINAMLASIVAVFALCWLPLNIFNTVFDWNHQAIPSCQHDIIFSACHLTAMASTCVNPIIYGFLNSNFQKELKSTLYRCRCWGAPESYESFPLSIVSTEVTKGSILSKGSISMNV; encoded by the coding sequence ATGGAGATGTCCCATATGAACAATAGTAGTCATCACGCCTGGTGGAAAGAGATGCCATGGGGCGACACAGACGAGTGCCCCACCTCCATGAGTGGCACAACCTTCCTGATAGTTGCCTACAGCGCACTGATTGGGGTGGGCCTTATCGGCAACATCTGCCTGGTGTTTGTCATCACACGGCAGAAGGAGATGAGGAATGTCACCAACATATTCATCGCCAACCTGTCAATTTCTGACATCCTCATGTGCATCGTGTGCCTGCCGGTCACCATCATCTACACCCTAATGGATCGCTGGATCTTGGGGGAGGCACTCTGTAAGGTCACACCCTTTGTCCAGTGCATCTCTGTCACAGTCTCTGTCTTCTCCCTGGTCCTCATAGCCATGGAGCGCCACCAACTCATCATCCACCCCACTGGATGGAAGCCTGTTGTGGGCCACTCCTACCTGGCTGTAGCCATCACCTGGATGGTGGCCTGCTTCATCTCTCTGcctttcctctccttcaacgTTCTCACCAACAGTCCTTTCCAGAACATTAGCCTCCCCTTCAATCCCTTCACGGACCACTTCATCTGTATGGAGCGGTGGCCCTCAGAGCACAAACGACTGGCCTACACCACCTCCCTGCTGCTCTTCCAGTACTGCCTTCCCCTCATCCTCATCCTGGTCTGCTACTTGCGCATCTTCCTGCGTCTCAGACGGAGAAAATACATGGTGGAGCGAACCAGGGACAACCGCCAGAAGAAGGCCAAGGGGTCAAAGAGGATCAATGCCATGTTGGCCTCCATCGTGGCAGTGTTTGCCCTCTGCTGGCTCCCGCTCAACATCTTCAACACCGTGTTTGACTGGAATCACCAGGCCATCCCATCCTGCCAGCATGACATCATCTTCTCTGCCTGCCACCTCACAGCCATGGCCTCTACTTGTGTCAACCCCATCATCTATGGCTTTCTCAACAGTAACTTCCAGAAAGAACTCAAATCTACCCTATACCGCTGCCGCTGCTGGGGGGCACCAGAGAGTTATGAGagcttccctctctctattgtcAGCACAGAGGTCACTAAGGGGTCAATCTTGAGCAAAGGATCGATCAGCATGAATGTATAG